One Bos taurus isolate L1 Dominette 01449 registration number 42190680 breed Hereford chromosome 25, ARS-UCD2.0, whole genome shotgun sequence genomic window carries:
- the PRR14 gene encoding proline-rich protein 14 isoform X1: MDLPGDSSTPGRQRLCRQPHAGALWGAKSPKRPKLQPLGAPSPLEKASRRVLAVVLEDVMAARMVPLEPQEESSTPRHHSNHRDSVRSQPPASPPRQAMWSPQARPPDPLHLCREPLSRIRRPPSTPRRQSRTTPGPDEGPSQKVDQVHQPTLVVMLQDIASSRPRAEGFADEAPNFIIPARRAEPKVMVHQPKPPSRDLPAPSRPSALSANPLASPPPAPDPVLEPPSTPPPSSLLRPRLSPWGLAPLFHSVRSKLESFADIFLTPNKAPRPPPPSPPMKLELKIAISEAGQPGASEGTVTVSPRPPIRQWRAQDQNPSATLTKPSLGRSHSCPDLGPPGPDPCSWPPVPAPSSRPRPRRHTVGGGEMAKAPPPPRPCLRKEVFPLGGVGASPPLVTSCSSTASTSSFSEPAEPRLSSTKRKEPRAPEDQVLPDSETKTIGKVSRFRIRRTPARSQINLTPMGLPRPVRLNKKEFSLEEIYTNKNYQSPTTRRTFETIFEEPRERNGTLIFTSSRKLRRTVEFRDSSLPRSRRPSRGARATAGRTLPPSLAPSPDVEPLLQQRLQELDASLLEEEEEGDQDQPHRT, translated from the exons ATGGACTTGCCCGGGGACTCCAG CACGCCTGGCCGGCAGCGTCTGTGCCGCCAACCCCATGCTGGAGCATTATGGGGAGCCAAGAGCCCAAAACGGCCGAAACTGCAGCCTCTCGGGGCCCCTTCGCCCTTGGAAAAAGCCTCTCGGCGGGTCCTGGCCGTGGTCCTGGAAGATGTCATGGCTGCCCGCATG GTCCCCCTGGAGCCCCAAGAAGAGAGTTCCACCCCACGACACCACAGCAACCATCGGGATTCTGTTCGCAGCCAGCCGCCTGCCTCACCACCCCGGCAGGCCATGTGGTCCCCACAAGCCAG GCCTCCCGACCCATTGCACCTATGTCGAGAGCCCTTGAGCCGTATCCGTCGGCCCCCTTCCACCCCAAGGCGGCAATCAAGGACAACACCTGGCCCAGACGAGGGGCCTTCACAAAAGGTGGACCAGGTGCACCAGCCCACCCTGGTGGTGATGCTGCAGGACATTGCCAGCTCCAGACCCCGAGCTGAG GGCTTTGCTGATGAGGCTCCCAACTTCATCATCCCAGCGAGAAG AGCTGAGCCCAAGGTGATGGTTCACCAGCCAAAGCCTCCGTCCAGGGACCTGCCAGCCCCATCCCGTCCATCTGCCCTGTCTGCAAACCCTCTGGCGAGCCCACCACCAG CCCCAGATCCTGTTCTGGAGCCCCCATCGACCCCACCGCCGTCCAGCCTTTTACGCCCCCGCCTCAGTCCCTGGGGCTTGGCCCCCCTCTTCCATTCCGTCCGCTCCAAGCTGGAGAGCTTTGCTGACATCTTCCTCACACCCAACAAAGCCCCgcggcccccacccccatcaccccCCATGAAGTTGGAGTTGAAGATTGCCATCTCAGAGGCCGGGCAGCCCGGGGCTTCTGAGGGCACTGTGACAGTCAGTCCCCGGCCCCCTATCCGCCAATGGCGGGCCCAAGACCAGAACCCCTCAGCAACTCTCACTAAGCCCTCTCTGGGCCGAAGCCACTCCTGCCCTGACCTGGGGCCCCCTGGCCCAGATCCCTGCAGCTGGCCCCCTGTTCCAGCCCCCTCAAGCCGGCCACGGCCTCGGCGGCACACGGTGGGTGGTGGAGAGATGGCCAAAGCCCCACCACCCCCTCGGCCCTGTCTCCGGAAAGAGGTCTTCCCTCTTGGAGGAGTGGGAGCCTCTCCTCCCCTCGTCACATCTTGTTCGTCTACTGCATCCACCTCTTCCTTCTCTGAACCTGCAGAACCCAG GTTGAGCTCAACCAAGAGAAAGGAGCCAAGGGCCCCAGAAGACCAGGTGCTTCCAGATTCCGAGACCAAG ACCATCGGGAAGGTTTCTCGATTCAGAATACGCAGGACACCGGCCCGTTCTCAAATAAACCTCACACCAATGGGGCTGCCTCGGCCAGTCAG GTTGAACAAGAAGGAGTTCAGCTTGGAAGAAATTTACACCAACAAGAATTACCAGTCACCCACAACCAGGAG GACCTTTGAGACCATCTTTGAGGAACCCCGGGAGCGCAATGGGACTCTGATTTTCACCAGCTCAAGGAAGCTCCGGCGGACTGTAGAATTTCGGGACAGCAGTCTTCCTCGATCCCGGCGGCCATCTCGAGGGGCCCGGGCTACAGCTGGCAGGACCCTTCCTCCCAGTCTGGCCCCCAGCCCAGATGTAGAACCCCTGCTGCAGCAGCGACTCCAGGAGCTGGACGCCTcactcctggaggaggaggaggaaggggatcAAGATCAGCCCCATCGGACTTAG
- the FBRS gene encoding probable fibrosin-1 — protein sequence METAAAAAPGPGWAAEGERRRRRCSRRDRDREQRRRRGPGGDAPRALLAAPRGSSSSSSPPPPARPWSSASSGERPGGPRRRRPRPRPRPPRPRARKRPAGSGSRGEEEEEEEEGGADDGEAEEEPEEEEEEEEDLIDGFAIASFASLEALQKDASLQPPERLEHRLKHSGKRKRGGSSGATGEPGDSSDREPGRPSGDRARKWPNKRRRKEASSRHSLEAGYICDAESDLDERVSDDDLDPSFTVSTSKASGPHGAFNGNCEAKLSVVPKVSGLERSQEQPPGPDPLLVPFPPKEPPPPPAPRPPVSPPAPLPAAPSLPPPPQPQLQLRVSPFGLRTSPYGSSLDLSTGSSSRPPPKAPAPPVAQPPPSSSSSSSSSSSASSSSAQLTHRPPTPSLPLPLSTHSFPPPGLRPPPPPHHPSLFSPGPTLPPPPPLLQVPGHPGASAANALSEQDLIGQDLNSRYLNAQGGPEVVGAGGSARPLAFQFHQHNHQHQHTHQHTHQHFTPYPPGLLPPHGPHMFEKYPGKMEGLFRHNPYTAFPPAVPGLPPGLPPAVSFGSLQGAFQPKSTNPELPPRLGPVPSGLPQKGTQIPDHFRPPLRKPGKWCAMHVRVAYMILRHQEKMKGDSHKLDFRNDLLPCLPGPYGALPPGQELSHPAASLFTATGAVHAAANPFTAAPGAHGPFLSPSTHIDPFGRPTSFASLAALSNGAFGGLGSPTFNSGAVFAQKESPGAPPAFASPPDPWGRLHRSPLAFPAWVRPPEAARTPGSDKERPVERREPSLTKEEKDRDLPFSRPQLRVSPATPKARAGEEGARPTKESVRVKEERKEEAAAAAAAAAAAAAAAAAAATTGPQGLHLLFERPRPPPFLGPSPPERCAGFLEPTWLAGPPRLARPPRFYEAGEELTGPGAVAAARLYGLEPAHPLLYSRLAPPPPPTAAPGTPHLLSKTPPGALLGAPPPLVPAPRPSSPPRAPGPARADR from the exons ATGGAGACGGCAGCGGCCGCGGCCCCGGGCCCGGGCTGGGCCGCTGAGggggagcggcggcggcggcgctgcTCGCGCCGAGACCGAGACCGGGAGCAGCGGCGCCGCCGAGGTCCCGGCGGCGACGCGCCCCGGGCCCTGTTGGCCGCCCCGCGCGGCTCCTCGTCCTCgtcgtcgccgccgccgccggccaGGCCGTGGTCGTCAGCTTCGTCTGGAGAGCGGCCCGGAGGCCCGAGACGGCGGCGGCCGCGTCCCAGGCCTCGGCCCCCGCGACCCCGAGCTCGAAAGCGGCCTGCTGGCTCGGGCAGCCgcggggaggaagaggaggaggaggaggaggggggcgcAGACGATGGGGAGGCCGAGGAAGAgcctgaggaggaggaagaagaagaggaggactTGATCGATGGCTTCGCTATCGCCAGCTTCGCCAGCCTCGAGGCCTTGCAG AAGGATGCGTCTCTTCAGCCCCCAGAGCGACTGGAGCATCGGCTGAAGCATTCTGGGAAGCGGAAGAGGGGGGGCTCCAGTGGGGCAACTGGGGAACCAGGGGACAGCTCTGATCGAGAGCCTGGCCGGCCCTCTGGGGATCGGGCCCGAAAATGGCCCAataagaggaggaggaaagag GCCTCCTCCCGTCATTCTCTGGAAGCTGGATACATA tgTGATGCAGAAAGTGATCTGGACGAGAGG GTCTCCGATGATGACCTCGACCCGTCCTTTACTGTCTCAACCAGCAAAG CCTCGGGCCCCCATGGCGCCTTCAATGGGAACTGTGAAGCAAAACTCTCCGTGGTCCCTAAAGTGTCGGGCCTGGAGCGGAGCCAGGAACAGCCCCCAGGGCCCGACCCGCTGCTAGTGCCTTTCCCCCCGAAGGAACCACCGCCTCCACCAGCCCCTCGGCCTCCTGTCTCACCCCCTGCACCCCTGCCGGCCGCCCCCAgtctgccacccccaccccagccccagctgcAGCTTCGGGTTTCGCCTTTTGGCCTCCGCACTTCCCCCTATGGCAGCAGCCTGGACCtcagcactggcag CTCTTCACGGCCGCCCCCCAAGGCCCCGGCCCCTCCCGTGGCTCAACCTCCCCCCTCATCATCCTCTTcgtcctcttcctcctcatctgCCTCCTCCTCGTCCGCGCAGCTCACCCACCGGCCCCCGACGCCCTCACTGCCCCTGCCTTTATCCACCCACAGCTTCCCCCCTCCTGGGCTTCggccccccccaccaccccaccacccctcCTTGTTCTCCCCtggccccaccctgcccccacccccacccctgctgcaGGTGCCAGGGCACCCTGGGGCCTCAGCCGCTAACGCCCTTTCTG agCAGGACCTGATCGGCCAGGACCTGAACTCTCGCTACCTGAATGCCCAGGGTGGCCCCgaggtggtgggggcagggggctcgGCCCGGCCCCTGGCCTTCCAGTTCCACCAGCACAACCACCAGCACCAGCACACCCACCAGCACACCCACCAGCACTTCACCCCTTACCCCCCGGGCCTGCTGCCACCCCACGGCCCCCACATG TTTGAGAAATAtccaggaaagatggaaggccTTTTCCGGCataat CCGTACACGGCCTTCCCTCCCGCAGTGCCCGGCCTCCCTCCGGGCCTCCCGCCGGCTGTCTCCTTTGGCTCCCTGCAGGGGGCCTTCCAGCCCAAG AGCACGAACCCCGAGCTGCCACCACGACTGGGGCCAGTGCCGAGCGGGCTTCCCCAAAAGGGGACACAG atccctgACCATTTCCGGCCACCTTTGAGG AAACCAGGGAAGTGGTGTGCCATGCACGTGCGCGTGGCTTACATGATCCTGAGACACCAGGAAAAGATGAAG GGCGACTCCCACAAGCTTGACTTTCGGAACGACCTCCTGCCCTGCCTTCCGGGGCCCTATggggccctgccccctgggcAGGAGCTCTCCCACCCGGCCGCCTCCCTCTTCACTGCGACTG GTGCCGTCCATGCTGCAGCCAACCCTTTCACGGCAGCTCCCGGGGCCCATGGACCCTTTCTGAGTCCCAGCACCCACATTG ATCCCTTTGGGCGTCCCACAAGCTTCGCCTCCTTGGCTGCCCTCTCCAACGGGGCCTTTGGAGGCCTGGGCAGCCCCACATTCA ACTCCGGCGCCGTCTTTGCCCAGAAAGAAAGTCCAGGGGCCCCACCAGCCTTCGCCTCCCCCCCAGACCCATGGGGCCGCCTGCACCGCAGTCCTCTGGCCTTTCCTGCCTGGGTCCGGCCCCCTGAGGCCGCCCGGACCCCGGGCTCAGACAAGGAGCGGCCGGTGGAGCGGAGGGAGCCCTCTCTCACCAAGGAGGAGAAGGACAG gGACCTCCCCTTTTCCCGGCCCCAGCTCCGAGTTTCTCCTGCTACTCCCAAGGCCCGGGCTGGTGAGGAAGGAGCCCGGCCCACCAAGGAGTCAGTGCGGGTAAAGGAGGAGCGAAAGGAAGaggctgccgccgccgccgctgccgctgctgctgccgccgccgccgccgccgccgctgccaccACCGGGCCCCAAGGCCTTCACCTGCTGTTTGAGAGGCCCCGGCCACCCCCATTTCTGGGCCCTAGTCCTCCAGAGCGCTGTGCTGGCTTCCTGGAGCCAACCTGGTTGGCTGGGCCCCCTCGCCTCGCTAGGCCGCCCCGCTTCTACGAGGCGGGCGAGGAGCTGACTGGACCTGGGGCCGTGGCCGCCGCCCGCCTCTATGGTCTGGAGCCTGCCCATCCCCTCCTCTACAGCCGCTTGGCTCCGCCGCCACCACCGACTGCGGCCCCAGGAACCCCTCACCTTCTCAGCAAGACCCCACCAGGAGCCCTTTTGGGGGCACCACCTCCGCTTGTGCCCGCCCCCCGGCCCAGTTCCCCTCCTCGGGCCCCTGGCCCAGCCCGGGCTGACAggtga
- the PRR14 gene encoding proline-rich protein 14 (The RefSeq protein has 1 substitution compared to this genomic sequence), with protein MDLPGDSSTPGRQRLCRQPHAGALWGAKSPKRPKLQPLGAPSPLEKASRRVLAVVLEDVMAARMVPLEPQEESSTPRHHSNHRDSVRSQPPASPPRQAMWSPQARPPDPLHLCREPLSRIRRPPSTPRRQSRTTPGPDEGPSQKVDQVHQPTLVVMLQDIASSRPRAEGFADEAPNFIIPARRAEPKVMVHQPKPPSRDLPAPSRPSALSANPLASPPPAPDPVLEPPSTPPPSSLLRPRLSPWGLAPLFHSVRSKLESFADIFLTPNKAPRPPPPSPPMKLELKIAISEAGQPGASEGTVTVSPRPPIRQWRAQDQNPSATLTKPSLGRSHSCPDLGPPGPDPCSWPPVPAPSSRPRPRRHTVGGGEMAKAPPPPRPCLRKEVFPLGGVGGSPPLVTSCSSTASTSSFSEPAEPRLSSTKRKEPRAPEDQVLPDSETKTIGKVSRFRIRRTPARSQINLTPMGLPRPVRLNKKEFSLEEIYTNKNYQSPTTRRTFETIFEEPRERNGTLIFTSSRKLRRTVEFRDSSLPRSRRPSRGARATAGRTLPPSLAPSPDVEPLLQQRLQELDASLLEEEEEGDQDQPHRT; from the exons ATGGACTTGCCCGGGGACTCCAG CACGCCTGGCCGGCAGCGTCTGTGCCGCCAACCCCATGCTGGAGCATTATGGGGAGCCAAGAGCCCAAAACGGCCGAAACTGCAGCCTCTCGGGGCCCCTTCGCCCTTGGAAAAAGCCTCTCGGCGGGTCCTGGCCGTGGTCCTGGAAGATGTCATGGCTGCCCGCATG GTCCCCCTGGAGCCCCAAGAAGAGAGTTCCACCCCACGACACCACAGCAACCATCGGGATTCTGTTCGCAGCCAGCCGCCTGCCTCACCACCCCGGCAGGCCATGTGGTCCCCACAAGCCAG GCCTCCCGACCCATTGCACCTATGTCGAGAGCCCTTGAGCCGTATCCGTCGGCCCCCTTCCACCCCAAGGCGGCAATCAAGGACAACACCTGGCCCAGACGAGGGGCCTTCACAAAAGGTGGACCAGGTGCACCAGCCCACCCTGGTGGTGATGCTGCAGGACATTGCCAGCTCCAGACCCCGAGCTGAG GGCTTTGCTGATGAGGCTCCCAACTTCATCATCCCAGCGAGAAG AGCTGAGCCCAAGGTGATGGTTCACCAGCCAAAGCCTCCGTCCAGGGACCTGCCAGCCCCATCCCGTCCATCTGCCCTGTCTGCAAACCCTCTGGCGAGCCCACCACCAG CCCCAGATCCTGTTCTGGAGCCCCCATCGACCCCACCGCCGTCCAGCCTTTTACGCCCCCGCCTCAGTCCCTGGGGCTTGGCCCCCCTCTTCCATTCCGTCCGCTCCAAGCTGGAGAGCTTTGCTGACATCTTCCTCACACCCAACAAAGCCCCgcggcccccacccccatcaccccCCATGAAGTTGGAGTTGAAGATTGCCATCTCAGAGGCCGGGCAGCCCGGGGCTTCTGAGGGCACTGTGACAGTCAGTCCCCGGCCCCCTATCCGCCAATGGCGGGCCCAAGACCAGAACCCCTCAGCAACTCTCACTAAGCCCTCTCTGGGCCGAAGCCACTCCTGCCCTGACCTGGGGCCCCCTGGCCCAGATCCCTGCAGCTGGCCCCCTGTTCCAGCCCCCTCAAGCCGGCCACGGCCTCGGCGGCACACGGTGGGTGGTGGAGAGATGGCCAAAGCCCCACCACCCCCTCGGCCCTGTCTCCGGAAAGAGGTCTTCCCTCTTGGAGGAGTGGGAGCCTCTCCTCCCCTCGTCACATCTTGTTCGTCTACTGCATCCACCTCTTCCTTCTCTGAACCTGCAGAACCCAG GTTGAGCTCAACCAAGAGAAAGGAGCCAAGGGCCCCAGAAGACCAGGTGCTTCCAGATTCCGAGACCAAG ACCATCGGGAAGGTTTCTCGATTCAGAATACGCAGGACACCGGCCCGTTCTCAAATAAACCTCACACCAATGGGGCTGCCTCGGCCAGTCAG GTTGAACAAGAAGGAGTTCAGCTTGGAAGAAATTTACACCAACAAGAATTACCAGTCACCCACAACCAGGAG GACCTTTGAGACCATCTTTGAGGAACCCCGGGAGCGCAATGGGACTCTGATTTTCACCAGCTCAAGGAAGCTCCGGCGGACTGTAGAATTTCGGGACAGCAGTCTTCCTCGATCCCGGCGGCCATCTCGAGGGGCCCGGGCTACAGCTGGCAGGACCCTTCCTCCCAGTCTGGCCCCCAGCCCAGATGTAGAACCCCTGCTGCAGCAGCGACTCCAGGAGCTGGACGCCTcactcctggaggaggaggaggaaggggatcAAGATCAGCCCCATCGGACTTAG
- the PRR14 gene encoding proline-rich protein 14 isoform X2 gives MAAPPNWLLTPRHDGRQAASVSFSPPRKTRTGDWAVPKGSEKKALGGWAVLGKTSFKGAGGGSRRRPGICGRRRTPGRQRLCRQPHAGALWGAKSPKRPKLQPLGAPSPLEKASRRVLAVVLEDVMAARMVPLEPQEESSTPRHHSNHRDSVRSQPPASPPRQAMWSPQARPPDPLHLCREPLSRIRRPPSTPRRQSRTTPGPDEGPSQKVDQVHQPTLVVMLQDIASSRPRAEGFADEAPNFIIPARRAEPKVMVHQPKPPSRDLPAPSRPSALSANPLASPPPAPDPVLEPPSTPPPSSLLRPRLSPWGLAPLFHSVRSKLESFADIFLTPNKAPRPPPPSPPMKLELKIAISEAGQPGASEGTVTVSPRPPIRQWRAQDQNPSATLTKPSLGRSHSCPDLGPPGPDPCSWPPVPAPSSRPRPRRHTVGGGEMAKAPPPPRPCLRKEVFPLGGVGASPPLVTSCSSTASTSSFSEPAEPRLSSTKRKEPRAPEDQVLPDSETKTIGKVSRFRIRRTPARSQINLTPMGLPRPVRLNKKEFSLEEIYTNKNYQSPTTRRTFETIFEEPRERNGTLIFTSSRKLRRTVEFRDSSLPRSRRPSRGARATAGRTLPPSLAPSPDVEPLLQQRLQELDASLLEEEEEGDQDQPHRT, from the exons ATGGCGGCACCGCCCAATTGGCTTCTTACCCCTAGGCATGATGGCCGCCAGGCGGCTTCAGTTAGTTTCTCACCACCCCGGAAGACCAGGACCGGCGATTGGGCGGTGCCCAAAGGCTCCGAGAAGAAGGCCCTCGGCGGTTGGGCAGTGCTGGGTAAGACTAGTTTTAAAGGAGCCGGAGGTGGGAGCCGTCGAAGACCCGGGATCTGCGGGAGGCGGCG CACGCCTGGCCGGCAGCGTCTGTGCCGCCAACCCCATGCTGGAGCATTATGGGGAGCCAAGAGCCCAAAACGGCCGAAACTGCAGCCTCTCGGGGCCCCTTCGCCCTTGGAAAAAGCCTCTCGGCGGGTCCTGGCCGTGGTCCTGGAAGATGTCATGGCTGCCCGCATG GTCCCCCTGGAGCCCCAAGAAGAGAGTTCCACCCCACGACACCACAGCAACCATCGGGATTCTGTTCGCAGCCAGCCGCCTGCCTCACCACCCCGGCAGGCCATGTGGTCCCCACAAGCCAG GCCTCCCGACCCATTGCACCTATGTCGAGAGCCCTTGAGCCGTATCCGTCGGCCCCCTTCCACCCCAAGGCGGCAATCAAGGACAACACCTGGCCCAGACGAGGGGCCTTCACAAAAGGTGGACCAGGTGCACCAGCCCACCCTGGTGGTGATGCTGCAGGACATTGCCAGCTCCAGACCCCGAGCTGAG GGCTTTGCTGATGAGGCTCCCAACTTCATCATCCCAGCGAGAAG AGCTGAGCCCAAGGTGATGGTTCACCAGCCAAAGCCTCCGTCCAGGGACCTGCCAGCCCCATCCCGTCCATCTGCCCTGTCTGCAAACCCTCTGGCGAGCCCACCACCAG CCCCAGATCCTGTTCTGGAGCCCCCATCGACCCCACCGCCGTCCAGCCTTTTACGCCCCCGCCTCAGTCCCTGGGGCTTGGCCCCCCTCTTCCATTCCGTCCGCTCCAAGCTGGAGAGCTTTGCTGACATCTTCCTCACACCCAACAAAGCCCCgcggcccccacccccatcaccccCCATGAAGTTGGAGTTGAAGATTGCCATCTCAGAGGCCGGGCAGCCCGGGGCTTCTGAGGGCACTGTGACAGTCAGTCCCCGGCCCCCTATCCGCCAATGGCGGGCCCAAGACCAGAACCCCTCAGCAACTCTCACTAAGCCCTCTCTGGGCCGAAGCCACTCCTGCCCTGACCTGGGGCCCCCTGGCCCAGATCCCTGCAGCTGGCCCCCTGTTCCAGCCCCCTCAAGCCGGCCACGGCCTCGGCGGCACACGGTGGGTGGTGGAGAGATGGCCAAAGCCCCACCACCCCCTCGGCCCTGTCTCCGGAAAGAGGTCTTCCCTCTTGGAGGAGTGGGAGCCTCTCCTCCCCTCGTCACATCTTGTTCGTCTACTGCATCCACCTCTTCCTTCTCTGAACCTGCAGAACCCAG GTTGAGCTCAACCAAGAGAAAGGAGCCAAGGGCCCCAGAAGACCAGGTGCTTCCAGATTCCGAGACCAAG ACCATCGGGAAGGTTTCTCGATTCAGAATACGCAGGACACCGGCCCGTTCTCAAATAAACCTCACACCAATGGGGCTGCCTCGGCCAGTCAG GTTGAACAAGAAGGAGTTCAGCTTGGAAGAAATTTACACCAACAAGAATTACCAGTCACCCACAACCAGGAG GACCTTTGAGACCATCTTTGAGGAACCCCGGGAGCGCAATGGGACTCTGATTTTCACCAGCTCAAGGAAGCTCCGGCGGACTGTAGAATTTCGGGACAGCAGTCTTCCTCGATCCCGGCGGCCATCTCGAGGGGCCCGGGCTACAGCTGGCAGGACCCTTCCTCCCAGTCTGGCCCCCAGCCCAGATGTAGAACCCCTGCTGCAGCAGCGACTCCAGGAGCTGGACGCCTcactcctggaggaggaggaggaaggggatcAAGATCAGCCCCATCGGACTTAG